In Vicingus serpentipes, the DNA window AGAAATATTAGATAAATTAAGCGCTAAAACTAAATCGTACTCCAGTATTAAAGCCGATTTTCAATATTCAATGATTAATAAATCTGATGGATTAAACGAAACTCAAACTGGAAAAATAGAAATAAAAGGGAATAGTTATTTTTTAACTATTCAAGGTCAAGATATTATTTCTGATGGTAAAACAATATGGACTCATATTAAAGAATCTGAAGAAGTACAAATTAATAGTGTTTCTGAAGATGATGATGAAGGTATAAGCCCTAATAAAATTTTTACGCTTTATGAAACTGGATTTAAATACAAATTTGTAGAAGAAAAAAACAATATACAAACCGTAA includes these proteins:
- a CDS encoding LolA family protein, encoding MKKLTTLLFAGLLAFNMNAQEDAKAKEILDKLSAKTKSYSSIKADFQYSMINKSDGLNETQTGKIEIKGNSYFLTIQGQDIISDGKTIWTHIKESEEVQINSVSEDDDEGISPNKIFTLYETGFKYKFVEEKNNIQTVNLYPKDPEAKAYHRISIMIDKVKQQITEVTMFGKDGTQSNYKIKSFTPNTAISDSHFTFNKSKYPSVEIIDLRD